The Juglans microcarpa x Juglans regia isolate MS1-56 chromosome 2S, Jm3101_v1.0, whole genome shotgun sequence genome has a window encoding:
- the LOC121252312 gene encoding uncharacterized protein LOC121252312 isoform X1: protein MIKRRFYKLEHADKDQASDSSSSSDSELEAEATGDSDDDDVVAEVKENEESCSTSSGYESEDSSANEVDLDSSGLPIMDDDAETGNEKQILTESHLSGKYGSEALETHSNIVAEKESLPADIPAYIMKCKSVFKCRICPRIICLNEETLRAHLNSKRHARSEKLLNEGRLKDMLNSDGEIENQETPAEMNARILALPLNNKKRKSRNRLGEEKRKINKIA, encoded by the exons ATGATAAAGAGGCGCTTCTACAAGCTAGAGCATGCCGATAAAGATCAGGCCTCagattcatcatcatcctctgACTCTGAATTAGAAGCAGAAGCCACAGGTGattcagatgatgatgatgtagtTGCAGAAGTCAAAGAGAATGAAGAATCTTGCTCTACCTCGTCTG GATATGAGAGTGAGGATAGCTCAGCAAATGAGGTTGATCTTGACTCATCGG GTCTACCCATAATGGATGATGATGCTGAAACCggaaatgaaaaacaaatcCTTACTGAAAGTCATTTGTCTGGTAAATATGGTTCTGAGGCACTGGAGACACATTCCAATATCGTGGCTGAAAAAGAATCGTTACCAGCAGATATTCCAGCCTATATAATGAAATGCAAATCAGTTTTCAAGTGCCGGATATGCCCCAGAATTATCTGTTTGAATGAAGAGACTCTAAGGGCTCATCTAAACTCCAAG AGACATGCTCGATCTGAGAAATTACTGAATGAAGGTAGACTGAAGGATATGCTCAACAGTGATGGGGAAATTGAGAACCAAGAGACTCCTGCAGAGATGAATGCTCGAATTTTAGCTCTTCCGCtg aataacaaaaaaaggaaaagcagaAACAGGCTtggagaggaaaagagaaaaataaataag ATTGCTTGA
- the LOC121252312 gene encoding uncharacterized protein LOC121252312 isoform X2, giving the protein MIKRRFYKLEHADKDQASDSSSSSDSELEAEATGDSDDDDVVAEVKENEESCSTSSGYESEDSSANEVDLDSSGLPIMDDDAETGNEKQILTESHLSGKYGSEALETHSNIVAEKESLPADIPAYIMKCKSVFKCRICPRIICLNEETLRAHLNSKRHARSEKLLNEGRLKDMLNSDGEIENQETPAEMNARILALPLNNKKRKSRNRLGEEKRKINKEMGYDENIKKARKLTKSPSKKRHK; this is encoded by the exons ATGATAAAGAGGCGCTTCTACAAGCTAGAGCATGCCGATAAAGATCAGGCCTCagattcatcatcatcctctgACTCTGAATTAGAAGCAGAAGCCACAGGTGattcagatgatgatgatgtagtTGCAGAAGTCAAAGAGAATGAAGAATCTTGCTCTACCTCGTCTG GATATGAGAGTGAGGATAGCTCAGCAAATGAGGTTGATCTTGACTCATCGG GTCTACCCATAATGGATGATGATGCTGAAACCggaaatgaaaaacaaatcCTTACTGAAAGTCATTTGTCTGGTAAATATGGTTCTGAGGCACTGGAGACACATTCCAATATCGTGGCTGAAAAAGAATCGTTACCAGCAGATATTCCAGCCTATATAATGAAATGCAAATCAGTTTTCAAGTGCCGGATATGCCCCAGAATTATCTGTTTGAATGAAGAGACTCTAAGGGCTCATCTAAACTCCAAG AGACATGCTCGATCTGAGAAATTACTGAATGAAGGTAGACTGAAGGATATGCTCAACAGTGATGGGGAAATTGAGAACCAAGAGACTCCTGCAGAGATGAATGCTCGAATTTTAGCTCTTCCGCtg aataacaaaaaaaggaaaagcagaAACAGGCTtggagaggaaaagagaaaaataaataag GAAATGGGTTATGATGAGAACATAAAGAAAGCAAGGAAGTTGACAAAAAGTCCATCCAAGAAAAGgcataaataa
- the LOC121252251 gene encoding elongation factor Ts, mitochondrial yields MALSSATKRFLGSILHNRLLSSSFTQADSRCGVGGGGLAIFSRSFSAEVSSSSNQMNLIKQLRERTSAPIKDVKAALIQCNWDIEAAQKDLRKRGKVLASKKSARTAAEGFLALAQTESKAALIELNCETDFVARNDIFQHLALSLAKQALLVEGASQQGAEPFQVGPENMEDLKLYLEHPKISGETTVQSAITEVAAMMGENVRFRRGFVMSTSLNSVLSTYLHTSPQPGLGRIAGILTLEVEDGNSQLDALQRVGSELAMHVVAAKPLFLTKDLVSSEALQSEREILKSQAETTGKSKMAIDKMVEGRLRKYFEDVVLMEQKFVMNDALNVKTLLNNLSKEVGSPVKIGSFFRMEVGEGIQRLEAESSASEPVAQVV; encoded by the exons ATGGCTCTCTCCAGCGCAACTAAGCGCTTTCTCGGTTCGATCCTCCACAACAGGCTGCTAAGTTCTAGTTTTACCCAGGCCGATTCACGATGCGGCGTCGGCGGCGGCGGCCTAGCGATCTTTTCCAGGAGTTTCAGCGCCGAagtatcttcttcttccaaccaAATGAACTTGATAAAGCAACTGAGGGAGCGAACCAGCGCCCCCATAAAGGACGTCAAGGCCGCCCTTATCCAATGCAATTGGGACATTG AGGCGGCGCAGAAGGACTTGAGGAAAAGAGGGAAGGTGCTGGCGTCGAAGAAGTCGGCTCGTACGGCCGCCGAGGGTTTTCTTGCTCTGGCGCAGACTGAGAGCAAGGCTGCTCTTATTGAGCTTAACTGCGAAACCGATTTTGTTGCCCGAAATGATATATTTCAGCACTTG GCTTTGTCATTGGCTAAGCAGGCTTTGCTGGTTGAAGGTGCTTCTCAGCAGGGTGCCGAGCCCTTCCAAGTTGGACCTGAGAATATGGAG GACTTGAAGTTGTATCTTGAACATCCGAAGATTAGTGGAGAAACAACTGTACAAAGTGCAATAACAGAAGTGGCTGCAATGATGGGAGAAAATGTCAGATTTAGAAGGGGATTTGTGATGTCTACTTCTTTAAATAGTGTTCTTTCTACCTATCTCCATACAAGTCCCCAACCAG GTTTGGGTCGTATTGCTGGAATTTTAACTCTTGAAGTAGAGGATGGGAATTCTCAACTGGATGCTCTTCAACGTGTTGGATCAGAATTGGCAATGCATGTTGTAGCAGCTAAGCCGTTATTCTTAACAAAGGACCTTGTTTCTTCTGAGGCATTACAAAGTGAAAGGGAAATTCTTAAGTCTCAG GCTGAAACGACTGGGAAGTCTAAGATGGCCATAGATAAAATGGTAGAAGGCCGATTACGCAAATACTTCGAAGATGTTGTTCTGATGGAGCAAAAGTTTGTTATGAATGATGCCTTAAATGTAAAG ACACTGTTAAATAATCTTTCCAAGGAAGTGGGCTCACCTGTGAAGATAGGGAGTTTTTTCAGAATGGAAGTTGGAGAAGGAATTCAAAG GCTGGAAGCTGAATCCAGTGCATCTGAACCTGTGGCACAGGTTGTTTAA